One Anopheles marshallii chromosome 3, idAnoMarsDA_429_01, whole genome shotgun sequence genomic region harbors:
- the LOC128715813 gene encoding thymic stromal cotransporter protein-like: protein MESGGVSVTTPVGRIWSKVKHFITIEPVIVFYIFGVVCSTAFKVFEYEKACVTKLGADLRVCEFFVELEDDDICSEPDDTNRTIAGVENFTEFRSLVCEAQQQSTNAVVFLNSYRSIIVGIIQAVVLLFAGSWSDRVGLRKPCILVPIAADIVAFSIYILSAIFMREIPLEVAGILPNLIIAFSGGVPLVVTGIYSYLTVCTDEKDRTFRFACTAVVYATIPIVANFFSGHLFKYFGFIKLCALCIVTDTIGLLYGLFVLKEPTNMESSATNETTNEAKENQSKPTLRQLFDISLVVDCVKVFLKKRDFNCRNILYLTVLAYFINYGALGDAESAAILAYVQFNWITNLGTWISYDLLTTMLGTLLAMGVLSKRFGISDAMICVFSVCFSLVGKPIMAVAVSTVKPYLYYVATSIDVFEGSKMIAIRSLVSKLVGQDEIGKMLSILGIVDSAQVAIYPTIYSTVYLQSQSFFVGSVFLLSEAFLLVSLGIYGMLFLMSRRSEYDKNRAQSSAKQGIDNPAVDITAL from the exons ATGGAAAGCGGTGGCGTAAGTGTAACAACGCCCGTAGGGCGAATCTGGAGCAAAGTGAAACACTTCATCACCATCGAACCGGTGATCGTTTTCTACATCTTCGGTGTCGTTTGTAGCACAGCGTTCAAGGTGTTTGAGTACGAAAAG GCCTGCGTTACCAAGCTCGGTGCAGACTTGCGGGTATGTGAGTTTTTTGTTGAGCTCGAAGATGATGACATCTGTTCCGAACCAGACGATACCAACCGCACGATTGCCGGGGTGGAGAATTTTACCGAATTTCGTAGCTTGGTTTGTGAAGCGCAGCAACAATCCACGAACGCGGTGGTGTTTTTGAACTCATATCGTAGCATTATTG TGGGTATTATACAAGCGGTAGTGCTGCTCTTTGCTGGGAGCTGGAGTGATCGTGTCGGGCTAAGGAAGCCATGTATTCTCGTGCCGATCGCAGCAGATATCGTGGCATTCAGCA tttaCATTCTGAGTGCCATCTTCATGCGCGAAATACCACTGGAGGTGGCGGGTATTTTGCCGAACCTTATCATTGCATTCAGTGGTGGAGTTCCATTGGTAGTTACTGGCATCTATAGCTACTTAACCGTATGTACGGACGAGAAAGATCGTACATTTAGGTTCGCTTGCACCGCAGTTGTGTATGCCACCATACCGATCGTGGCCAATTTCTTCAGTGGACATCTGTTTAAGTACTTCGGGTTTATAA AACTATGCGCACTTTGCATCGTCACTGACACCATCGGTCTGTTGTACGGGTTGTTCGTCTTAAAGGAACCAACAAACATGGAATCTTCGGCTACAAATGAAACAACCAACGAGGCAAAGGAAAACCAGTCCAAACCAACGCTGCGCCAGCTGTTTGACATTAGCCTGGTAGTGGATTGTGTGAAAGTGTTTCTAAAAAAGCGAGACTTCAATTGCCGGAACATCCTGTATCTGACCGTGCTGGCATACTTCATCAACTACGGTGCCCTCGGAGACGCGGAATCGGCCGCCATCCTAGCGTACGTCCAGTTCAACTGGATAACGAATCTCGGCACCTGGATATCGTATGATCTACTAACGACCATGCTGGGAACCCTTCTGGCGATGGGCGTCCTGAGCAAACGGTTCGGTATTTCGGATGCGatgatttgtgtgttttccgtGTGTTTCTCATTGGTTGGAAAGCCGATCATG GCCGTTGCCGTGTCGACCGTGAAGCCGTACCTGTACTACGTCGCCACCTCGATCGATGTGTTCGAGGGGAGCAAAATGATCGCAATCCGGAGCCTCGTGTCCAAGCTGGTCGGACAGGATGAGATTG GAAAAATGTTGTCCATACTGGGAATTGTGGATTCTGCTCAGGTTGCCATCTACCCGACCATCTACAGCACGGTTTATTTGCAGAGCCAATCGTTCTTCGTTGGCAGCGTGTTCCTACTCAGCGAAGCGTTTCTGCTGGTCTCCTTGGGTATTTACgg AATGCTGTTCCTGATGTCCCGACGATCTGAATATGATAAAAACAGAGCACAGTCATCCGCCAAGCAGGGAATCGATAATCCTGCAGTGGATATTACTGCACTTTGA